Proteins encoded together in one Chaetodon auriga isolate fChaAug3 chromosome 20, fChaAug3.hap1, whole genome shotgun sequence window:
- the fbrs gene encoding autism susceptibility gene 2 protein homolog isoform X4 — MEGPSRSTGFRQSRRSRSQRDRERRRRRVDLAEERATSLSSGSDREARGTNSVLGPGGRECRPSFGRHRPPRRRKRESVSCEEDVIDGFAIASFISLEALEMDCSLKPSQRTDMLGRRNKGKRGPEENGGGPLSEPEEGAPHSYSSSCWNKSRNKRRRIEGHPLETGYICDTESDTGDKASDNDMDPVFTVSTRKVVEPAPSNMGASMGKSCPPLPARCGGVSRLMVTPRVSGLERSQEKSLEQHFPEPVCSSTSSTPFSCLPSSVTAPGTVPRSSPLNGNSSHHNGSPPLSKPTPFLTLPGRSHSIYNINNRSSTPVKLPSSASSVASSSSSMRPPTPSTSVSLTYIRSSGSSGPLRPPSRASSGALFTSSPGLPPPPPLLQGPANSTAAEREGRRSVPGAENNAAAAGRSTPGGPSASNSAPGSSGRTSQNQPSIPPLAFQFHQHNHQHQHTHTHQHFTPFLHPTATAPPLFDKYPGKMDGLYRHPFFPQYPPPSVPSIQPVIPPTGPFSSLQGAFQPKPLVPQGTGPDITARLGVVPHHLQPKDPRLTDPFGTTLKISNKPGKWCAMHVYVAWMILSHQKKVKMMQADPHKLDFRSDLLARLPGAGGLGPLGPMGGALPPTHDLTRPPSLFSATGPVNPSSAPFISPSTPHSSFLAPTAHLDPYGRSPPFTPLGALGSGAFGGLGSPTLASSVFGPKDSPANVVGGLPNPNHHDPWNRLQGGPSGFPAGPSWAKGPDRRDERERGKEGERRDIPHIKDEKDRDNMLYGRQPVRMSPVAPSFKPRSSTPVSHINGHSSALGGSSGPIEDLTRSLNRDRDRERDRDGDKRSLPTVSSRGLPLGSSSLVADRDRPRSSSSSALTTPPPSNRSAPSPLDLYPRQLAQTAHSLHNEPSHSQRDGNLSSSSAATASVTSLSQAKKSDRTTTPVSKPLLLLQPVKVKEERKEEPEHIPITLPPPAPNHSFDRPNSHPHHPGSGTPSSSLSLTPTPGVPLLTHTPNHPPTHQHLSLLDRSRAIEAYLGSTAGAAGLVVGPGGERFSHGPGQGPPQGPHSFTWDPWRELAAQQQHHHRREALALRSDPHLALRSDPHLARLLQHQRLLEAERVAAVAAAAAAAAPHHPPTSTSAASTSGVRQEFGLMAHHFDRPPHLGPPGGGLIDEEQRAQILREDFERARYFGMHPHLPAGSHLSSPSHAATAAHLEQLHPGLLSHSLPPGASPASQHHAGLYARLGPLNPHHAANGILAKSPAGLVGALAVGAPPPLIPSITSRSSTPPRSSRLGGPGELALYSAHKDAESR, encoded by the exons ATGGAGGGCCCGAGCCGAAGCACTGGATTCAGGCAGAGCCGACGGTCCCGTTCACAGCGCGACAGGGAGcggcggaggaggagagtggaCCTGGCGGAGGAGCGGGCCACATCCCTGTCCTCGGGCTCCGATCGGGAGGCTCGTGGGACAAACAGTGTCCTGGGTCCCGGTGGTAGAGAATGCCGGCCCAGTTTTGGGAGACACAGGCCTCCACGCCGGAGGAAGAGGGAGTCGGTGTCCTGCGAGGAAGATGTCATTGATGGCTTCGCTATTGCGAGCTTTATCAGCTTGGAGGCACTGGAG ATGGACTGCTCTCTGAAGCCCAGTCAGCGCACTGATATGCTGGGAAGGAGGAACAAGGGGAAGAGAGGGCCAGAGGAGAACGGTGGAGGGCCGCTGTCTGAGCCGGAGGAAGGAGCCCCGCACAGCtactccagcagctgttggaaCAAGAGTCGGAATAAGAGAAGACGGATAGAG GGTCACCCTTTGGAGACTGGCTACATC TGTGACACTGAGAGTGATACAGGAGACAAG GCCTCCGACAATGACATGGACCCAGTCTTCACAGTCAGTACTAGAAAAG TTGTGGAACCTGCCCCATCAAACATGGGTGCATCCATGGGTAAAAGCTGCCCGCCTCTACCGGCCCGTTGCGGCGGTGTGTCACGGTTGATGGTGACCCCGAGAGTATCTGGCCTGGAGCGAAGCCAGGAGAAAAGCTTGGAGCAGCATTTCCCAGAGCCTGTTTGTTCTTCTACCTCTTCTACCCCCTTCTCTTGCCTGCCTTCCTCGGTCACGGCCCCTGGCACGGTCCCCCGGTCCAGCCCGCTCAATGGCAACAGCAGCCATCACAACGGCAGCCCGCCACTCTCCAAACCCACACCCTTCCTCACTTTGCCTGGACGATCTCACTCCATctacaacatcaacaacag gaGCAGCACCCCTGTCAAACTTCCCTCATCTGCTTCATCTGTTgcatcttcctcatcctccatgCGCCCCCCGACTCCCTCCACCAGTGTGTCGCTGACCTACATCAGGAGCTCAGGATCCTCAGGGCCCCTCCGACCCCCATCCCGAGCCAGCTCTGGGGCCCTGTTCACATCCTCGCCCGGCttgcctccacctccacctctgctaCAAGGTCCTGCAAACTCCACTGCAGCAG AACGCGAGGGCAGACGCAGTGTCCCGGGGGCTGAAAATAACGCAGCAGCCGCGGGTCGCTCCACTCCCGGTGGTCCGTCGGCATCGAACTCGGCGCCGGGCTCATCGGGCCGGACGTCTCAGAACCAGCCGAGCATCCCGCCCCTGGCCTTCCAGTTCCATCAGCACAACCACCAGCaccaacacacgcacacgcaccaACACTTCACGCCCTTCCTGCACCCCACAGCCACCGCACCGCCTCTG TTCGATAAGTATCCCGGCAAAATGGACGGACTGTACCGACACCCT TTCTTCCCACAATACCCGCCGCCCTCAGTGCCGAGTATTCAGCCTGTGATTCCTCCCACTGGGCCTTTCAGCTCTTTGCAAGGAGCATTTCAGCCAAAG cCTCTTGTCCCTCAGGGAACGGGTCCTGACATAACTGCACGTCTTGGGGTTGTACCTCACCACCTGCAGCCCAAAGACCCCAGG CTAACTGATCCATTTGGGACAACGTTGAAAATCAGTAAT AAACCAGGAAAATGGTGTGCTATGCATGTATATGTGGCCTGGATGATTCTAAGCCATCAGAAAAAAGTAAAG ATGATGCAGGCTGATCCTCACAAGTTGGACTTCCGTAGTGACCTGCTGGCCCGTCTTCCTGGAGCCGGGGGACTGGGCCCCCTGGGGCCCATGGGAGGAGCCCTGCCTCCCACTCATGATCTGACCAGACCTCCCAGTCTGTTCTCAGCCACAG gTCCAGTCAATCCGTCCTCAGCTCCATTCATCTCTCCATCAACGCCCCACTCCTCTTTCCTCGCACCGACTGCACACTTGG ATCCATATGGCCGATCCCCACCCTTCACCCCGCTGGGAGCCCTTGGTTCTGGTGCCTTTGGAGGACTTGGCAGCCCAACACTGG CGAGCTCCGTGTTTGGCCCGAAAGATTCACCAGCTAATGTGGTTGGAGGCTTGCCCAACCCCAATCATCATGACCCATGGAACCGTCTGCAGGGTGGCCCATCTGGGTTCCCTGCTGGCCCCAGCTGGGCTAAAGGGCCAGACAGGCGGGACGAGCGGGAGCGAGGGAAGGAAGGCGAGAGAAGAGACATCCCCCATATCAAGGACGAAAAGGACAG AGACAATATGCTGTATGGCCGACAACCTGTGAGAATGTCTCCAGTTGCCCCCTCCTTCAAGCCCCGCAGTAGCACCCCAGTTTCCCACATCAATGGCCACAGCAGTGCCCTGGGGGGCAGCAGTGGGCCTATCGAGGACCTGACACGCAGCTTAAATAGAGACAGAGACCGCGAGcgagacagagacggagacaaGAGGTCGCTGCCAACAGTGTCTTCACGGGGGCTGCCTCTTGGCTCTTCATCTTTAGTAGCAGACAGGGACAGACCACGGTCTTCCTCATCTTCTGCGCTCACTACACCTCCACCTTCCAACCGCTCAGCCCCGTCTCCTTTGGACCTTTACCCCCGCCAACTGGCCCAGACAGCACATAGCCTCCACAACGAACCCTCGCACTCCCAAAGAGATGGCaacctctcttcttcctccgcGGCGACTGCCTCTGTCACTTCTTTGTCTCAGGCCAAGAAGTCGGACCGGACCACAACACCTGTCTCCAaacctctcctgctcctccaacCAGTTAAAGTCAAAGAGGAGCGGAAAGAGGAGCCGGAGCACATCCCCATCACCCTGCCTCCTCCGGCGCCCAACCACAGCTTTGACCGCCCCAACAGCCATCCACACCACCCTGGTTCTGGTAccccttcctcttctttatCACTGACTCCCACTCCTGGTGTTCCTCTCCTGACACACACTCCAAACCACCCTCCTACCCACCAACACCTTTCCCTGCTGGACCGCTCCAGGGCCATTGAAGCGTATCTGGGGAGCACGGCGGGTGCTGCAGGGTTGGTAGTGGGTCCAGGAGGAGAACGTTTTTCCCATGGTCCAGGCCAAGGACCACCACAGGGTCCACATAGCTTCACCTGGGACCCCTGGAGGGAGcttgcagctcagcagcagcatcatcatcgCAGGGAGGCTTTGGCACTTCGATCAGACCCCCACCTAGCCCTGCGATCCGATCCACATTTGGCCCGACTGCTCCAGCATCAGCGCCttctggaggcagagagggttGCAGCTGTAGCAGCTGCAGCCGCAGCAGCCGCCCCTCACCACCCTCCAACATCTacctctgctgcctccacctcTGGAGTTCGCCAGGAGTTTGGCCTAATGGCCCATCACTTTGACCGCCCTCCTCACCTCGGACCCCCAGGAGGAGGACTGATTGATGAGGAGCAGCGTGCCCAGATCCTGAGGGAAGACTTTGAGCGGGCTCGCTACTTCGGGATGCACCCGCATCTCCCTGCTGGCTCTCACCTTTCAAGCCCCTCTCATGCTGCTACTGCCGCTCACCTGGAGCAGCTCCACCCTGGCCTTCTCTCCCACTCGCTCCCTCCTGGAGCCTCCCCTGCTTCCCAGCACCATGCTGGTCTCTACGCCCGTCTAGGCCCACTGAACCCGCACCACGCGGCCAATGGCATCCTGGCAAAATCCCCTGCAGGTTTGGTGGGAGCTCTGGCAGTGGGGGCGCCGCCTCCACTCATTCCGTCCATCACCAGCCGGTCATCCACACCTCCCCGCAGTTCTAGACTTGGAGGGCCAGGTGAGCTGGCACTGTACAGCGCCCACAAAGACGCAGAGTCCAGATAG
- the fbrs gene encoding autism susceptibility gene 2 protein homolog isoform X5, translating to MEGPSRSTGFRQSRRSRSQRDRERRRRRVDLAEERATSLSSGSDREARGTNSVLGPGGRECRPSFGRHRPPRRRKRESVSCEEDVIDGFAIASFISLEALEMDCSLKPSQRTDMLGRRNKGKRGPEENGGGPLSEPEEGAPHSYSSSCWNKSRNKRRRIEGHPLETGYICDTESDTGDKASDNDMDPVFTVSTRKVVEPAPSNMGASMGKSCPPLPARCGGVSRLMVTPRVSGLERSQEKSLEQHFPEPVCSSTSSTPFSCLPSSVTAPGTVPRSSPLNGNSSHHNGSPPLSKPTPFLTLPGRSHSIYNINNRSSTPVKLPSSASSVASSSSSMRPPTPSTSVSLTYIRSSGSSGPLRPPSRASSGALFTSSPGLPPPPPLLQGPANSTAADQEIMRHNLNSHFLNSQEREGRRSVPGAENNAAAAGRSTPGGPSASNSAPGSSGRTSQNQPSIPPLAFQFHQHNHQHQHTHTHQHFTPFLHPTATAPPLFDKYPGKMDGLYRHPFFPQYPPPSVPSIQPVIPPTGPFSSLQGAFQPKGTGPDITARLGVVPHHLQPKDPRKPGKWCAMHVYVAWMILSHQKKVKMMQADPHKLDFRSDLLARLPGAGGLGPLGPMGGALPPTHDLTRPPSLFSATGPVNPSSAPFISPSTPHSSFLAPTAHLDPYGRSPPFTPLGALGSGAFGGLGSPTLASSVFGPKDSPANVVGGLPNPNHHDPWNRLQGGPSGFPAGPSWAKGPDRRDERERGKEGERRDIPHIKDEKDRDNMLYGRQPVRMSPVAPSFKPRSSTPVSHINGHSSALGGSSGPIEDLTRSLNRDRDRERDRDGDKRSLPTVSSRGLPLGSSSLVADRDRPRSSSSSALTTPPPSNRSAPSPLDLYPRQLAQTAHSLHNEPSHSQRDGNLSSSSAATASVTSLSQAKKSDRTTTPVSKPLLLLQPVKVKEERKEEPEHIPITLPPPAPNHSFDRPNSHPHHPGSGTPSSSLSLTPTPGVPLLTHTPNHPPTHQHLSLLDRSRAIEAYLGSTAGAAGLVVGPGGERFSHGPGQGPPQGPHSFTWDPWRELAAQQQHHHRREALALRSDPHLALRSDPHLARLLQHQRLLEAERVAAVAAAAAAAAPHHPPTSTSAASTSGVRQEFGLMAHHFDRPPHLGPPGGGLIDEEQRAQILREDFERARYFGMHPHLPAGSHLSSPSHAATAAHLEQLHPGLLSHSLPPGASPASQHHAGLYARLGPLNPHHAANGILAKSPAGLVGALAVGAPPPLIPSITSRSSTPPRSSRLGGPGELALYSAHKDAESR from the exons ATGGAGGGCCCGAGCCGAAGCACTGGATTCAGGCAGAGCCGACGGTCCCGTTCACAGCGCGACAGGGAGcggcggaggaggagagtggaCCTGGCGGAGGAGCGGGCCACATCCCTGTCCTCGGGCTCCGATCGGGAGGCTCGTGGGACAAACAGTGTCCTGGGTCCCGGTGGTAGAGAATGCCGGCCCAGTTTTGGGAGACACAGGCCTCCACGCCGGAGGAAGAGGGAGTCGGTGTCCTGCGAGGAAGATGTCATTGATGGCTTCGCTATTGCGAGCTTTATCAGCTTGGAGGCACTGGAG ATGGACTGCTCTCTGAAGCCCAGTCAGCGCACTGATATGCTGGGAAGGAGGAACAAGGGGAAGAGAGGGCCAGAGGAGAACGGTGGAGGGCCGCTGTCTGAGCCGGAGGAAGGAGCCCCGCACAGCtactccagcagctgttggaaCAAGAGTCGGAATAAGAGAAGACGGATAGAG GGTCACCCTTTGGAGACTGGCTACATC TGTGACACTGAGAGTGATACAGGAGACAAG GCCTCCGACAATGACATGGACCCAGTCTTCACAGTCAGTACTAGAAAAG TTGTGGAACCTGCCCCATCAAACATGGGTGCATCCATGGGTAAAAGCTGCCCGCCTCTACCGGCCCGTTGCGGCGGTGTGTCACGGTTGATGGTGACCCCGAGAGTATCTGGCCTGGAGCGAAGCCAGGAGAAAAGCTTGGAGCAGCATTTCCCAGAGCCTGTTTGTTCTTCTACCTCTTCTACCCCCTTCTCTTGCCTGCCTTCCTCGGTCACGGCCCCTGGCACGGTCCCCCGGTCCAGCCCGCTCAATGGCAACAGCAGCCATCACAACGGCAGCCCGCCACTCTCCAAACCCACACCCTTCCTCACTTTGCCTGGACGATCTCACTCCATctacaacatcaacaacag gaGCAGCACCCCTGTCAAACTTCCCTCATCTGCTTCATCTGTTgcatcttcctcatcctccatgCGCCCCCCGACTCCCTCCACCAGTGTGTCGCTGACCTACATCAGGAGCTCAGGATCCTCAGGGCCCCTCCGACCCCCATCCCGAGCCAGCTCTGGGGCCCTGTTCACATCCTCGCCCGGCttgcctccacctccacctctgctaCAAGGTCCTGCAAACTCCACTGCAGCAG ATCAGGAAATAATGCGTCATAACTTAAACTCCCACTTCTTGAATTCACAAGAACGCGAGGGCAGACGCAGTGTCCCGGGGGCTGAAAATAACGCAGCAGCCGCGGGTCGCTCCACTCCCGGTGGTCCGTCGGCATCGAACTCGGCGCCGGGCTCATCGGGCCGGACGTCTCAGAACCAGCCGAGCATCCCGCCCCTGGCCTTCCAGTTCCATCAGCACAACCACCAGCaccaacacacgcacacgcaccaACACTTCACGCCCTTCCTGCACCCCACAGCCACCGCACCGCCTCTG TTCGATAAGTATCCCGGCAAAATGGACGGACTGTACCGACACCCT TTCTTCCCACAATACCCGCCGCCCTCAGTGCCGAGTATTCAGCCTGTGATTCCTCCCACTGGGCCTTTCAGCTCTTTGCAAGGAGCATTTCAGCCAAAG GGAACGGGTCCTGACATAACTGCACGTCTTGGGGTTGTACCTCACCACCTGCAGCCCAAAGACCCCAGG AAACCAGGAAAATGGTGTGCTATGCATGTATATGTGGCCTGGATGATTCTAAGCCATCAGAAAAAAGTAAAG ATGATGCAGGCTGATCCTCACAAGTTGGACTTCCGTAGTGACCTGCTGGCCCGTCTTCCTGGAGCCGGGGGACTGGGCCCCCTGGGGCCCATGGGAGGAGCCCTGCCTCCCACTCATGATCTGACCAGACCTCCCAGTCTGTTCTCAGCCACAG gTCCAGTCAATCCGTCCTCAGCTCCATTCATCTCTCCATCAACGCCCCACTCCTCTTTCCTCGCACCGACTGCACACTTGG ATCCATATGGCCGATCCCCACCCTTCACCCCGCTGGGAGCCCTTGGTTCTGGTGCCTTTGGAGGACTTGGCAGCCCAACACTGG CGAGCTCCGTGTTTGGCCCGAAAGATTCACCAGCTAATGTGGTTGGAGGCTTGCCCAACCCCAATCATCATGACCCATGGAACCGTCTGCAGGGTGGCCCATCTGGGTTCCCTGCTGGCCCCAGCTGGGCTAAAGGGCCAGACAGGCGGGACGAGCGGGAGCGAGGGAAGGAAGGCGAGAGAAGAGACATCCCCCATATCAAGGACGAAAAGGACAG AGACAATATGCTGTATGGCCGACAACCTGTGAGAATGTCTCCAGTTGCCCCCTCCTTCAAGCCCCGCAGTAGCACCCCAGTTTCCCACATCAATGGCCACAGCAGTGCCCTGGGGGGCAGCAGTGGGCCTATCGAGGACCTGACACGCAGCTTAAATAGAGACAGAGACCGCGAGcgagacagagacggagacaaGAGGTCGCTGCCAACAGTGTCTTCACGGGGGCTGCCTCTTGGCTCTTCATCTTTAGTAGCAGACAGGGACAGACCACGGTCTTCCTCATCTTCTGCGCTCACTACACCTCCACCTTCCAACCGCTCAGCCCCGTCTCCTTTGGACCTTTACCCCCGCCAACTGGCCCAGACAGCACATAGCCTCCACAACGAACCCTCGCACTCCCAAAGAGATGGCaacctctcttcttcctccgcGGCGACTGCCTCTGTCACTTCTTTGTCTCAGGCCAAGAAGTCGGACCGGACCACAACACCTGTCTCCAaacctctcctgctcctccaacCAGTTAAAGTCAAAGAGGAGCGGAAAGAGGAGCCGGAGCACATCCCCATCACCCTGCCTCCTCCGGCGCCCAACCACAGCTTTGACCGCCCCAACAGCCATCCACACCACCCTGGTTCTGGTAccccttcctcttctttatCACTGACTCCCACTCCTGGTGTTCCTCTCCTGACACACACTCCAAACCACCCTCCTACCCACCAACACCTTTCCCTGCTGGACCGCTCCAGGGCCATTGAAGCGTATCTGGGGAGCACGGCGGGTGCTGCAGGGTTGGTAGTGGGTCCAGGAGGAGAACGTTTTTCCCATGGTCCAGGCCAAGGACCACCACAGGGTCCACATAGCTTCACCTGGGACCCCTGGAGGGAGcttgcagctcagcagcagcatcatcatcgCAGGGAGGCTTTGGCACTTCGATCAGACCCCCACCTAGCCCTGCGATCCGATCCACATTTGGCCCGACTGCTCCAGCATCAGCGCCttctggaggcagagagggttGCAGCTGTAGCAGCTGCAGCCGCAGCAGCCGCCCCTCACCACCCTCCAACATCTacctctgctgcctccacctcTGGAGTTCGCCAGGAGTTTGGCCTAATGGCCCATCACTTTGACCGCCCTCCTCACCTCGGACCCCCAGGAGGAGGACTGATTGATGAGGAGCAGCGTGCCCAGATCCTGAGGGAAGACTTTGAGCGGGCTCGCTACTTCGGGATGCACCCGCATCTCCCTGCTGGCTCTCACCTTTCAAGCCCCTCTCATGCTGCTACTGCCGCTCACCTGGAGCAGCTCCACCCTGGCCTTCTCTCCCACTCGCTCCCTCCTGGAGCCTCCCCTGCTTCCCAGCACCATGCTGGTCTCTACGCCCGTCTAGGCCCACTGAACCCGCACCACGCGGCCAATGGCATCCTGGCAAAATCCCCTGCAGGTTTGGTGGGAGCTCTGGCAGTGGGGGCGCCGCCTCCACTCATTCCGTCCATCACCAGCCGGTCATCCACACCTCCCCGCAGTTCTAGACTTGGAGGGCCAGGTGAGCTGGCACTGTACAGCGCCCACAAAGACGCAGAGTCCAGATAG